The Parabacteroides sp. AD58 genome includes a window with the following:
- the ruvX gene encoding Holliday junction resolvase RuvX — MGRIVAIDYGRKRSGVAVTDTLQMIANGLTTVPSGELVKFLSDYVAKEPVDLFVVGQPKQMNNEPSENMKYVEAFVTHLKRSIPQIPVQYYDERFTSVLAHKAMLDGGLKKKKRQEKALVDEISAVIILQAYLESKKYQL, encoded by the coding sequence ATGGGAAGAATTGTAGCAATAGATTACGGCAGGAAACGGTCTGGAGTGGCTGTGACAGACACTTTGCAGATGATAGCTAATGGTTTGACTACTGTACCGAGTGGAGAACTGGTGAAGTTTTTATCAGATTATGTAGCGAAAGAACCTGTTGACCTGTTTGTAGTAGGACAGCCTAAACAAATGAATAATGAGCCTTCGGAAAATATGAAATATGTGGAGGCTTTCGTTACTCATTTGAAAAGATCGATTCCGCAGATCCCTGTTCAATATTACGATGAACGCTTTACATCGGTATTGGCACACAAGGCCATGTTGGACGGAGGATTGAAGAAGAAGAAGAGACAGGAGAAAGCTTTGGTGGATGAAATCAGTGCTGTTATAATTCTTCAGGCATATTTGGAAAGTAAAAAATATCAGTTATAA
- the nifJ gene encoding pyruvate:ferredoxin (flavodoxin) oxidoreductase, with protein MTKEKKFITCDGNEAAAHISYMFSEVAAIYPITPSSTMAEHVDEWAAAGRKNIFGETVMVQEMQSEGGAAGAVHGSLQAGALTTTYTASQGLLLMIPNMYKIAGELLPCVFHVSARTLASHALCIFGDHQDVMSCRQTGFAMLCEGSVQEVMDLAGVAHLATLKSRVPFINFFDGFRTSHEIQKIEKLDNEDLAPLIDQKALAEFRARALNPQKPVARGMAENPDHFFQHRESSNPFYDAVPAIVEEYMNEISKITGRKHGLFDYYGAEDADRVIIAMGSVTEAAREAIDYLTSKGEKVGLVSVHLYRPFSAKHFLAAVPKTVKRIAVLDRTKEPGANGEPLYLDVKECFYGVENAPLIVGGRYGLGSKDTTPAQILAVYENLSLAMPKNQFTIGIEDDVTFTSLPKKEEIALGGEGMFEAKFYGLGADGTVGANKNSVKIIGDNTNKYCQAYFAYDSKKSGGFTCSHLRFGDHPIRSTYLVNTPNFVACHVQAYLHMYDVTRGLRENGTFLLNTIWEGEELAKNLPNNVKRYFAQKNITVYYINATKIAQEIGLGNRTNTILQSAFFRITGVIPVDLAIEQMKKFIVKSYGKKGEDVVNKNYAAVDRGGEYHQLTVDPAWANLPADEKAANNDPDFINEVVRPINAQDGDLLKVSAFKGIEDGTWHQGTAKYEKRGVATFVPVWNEANCIQCNQCAYVCPHASIRPFVLDEEELKGANFATIAVKAPATMKGMAFRMQVDVMDCLGCGNCADVCPGFKGNKALSMVPLEGQEAEAANWDYCVANVKSKQHLVDIKSNVKNSQFATPLFEFSGACSGCGETPYVKLISQLFGDREMVANATGCSSIYSGSVPSTPYTTNEKGHGPAWANSLFEDFCEFGLGMELANEKMRARIQKTMEAAIAAEGTPAEYKEVFQAWIDNQNDADKTKELAEKIIPMVEAAKDKCANCATIAELSHFLVKRSQWIIGGDGASYDIGYGGLDHVIASGKNVNILVLDTEVYSNTGGQSSKATPVGAIAKFAAAGKRVRKKDLGLMATTYGYVYVAQIAMGADQAQTLKALREAEAYDGPSLIIAYAPCINHGLKKGMGKSQAEEKAAVECGYWHLWRYNPALEAEGKNPFTLDSKEPDWSKFQDFLKGEVRFASVMKQYPAEAAELFQAAEDNAKWRLRSYKRMAAENWNVEA; from the coding sequence ATGACAAAAGAAAAGAAATTTATCACATGTGATGGTAATGAAGCAGCTGCTCATATTTCATATATGTTCAGTGAAGTTGCTGCGATTTATCCTATCACTCCGTCATCTACCATGGCAGAACATGTAGATGAATGGGCAGCAGCTGGCCGCAAGAATATCTTCGGTGAAACTGTAATGGTTCAGGAAATGCAATCAGAAGGTGGTGCTGCTGGAGCTGTTCATGGTTCTTTGCAGGCCGGTGCATTGACTACTACTTATACGGCTTCTCAGGGTCTGTTGTTGATGATCCCGAACATGTATAAGATCGCCGGTGAATTACTGCCTTGCGTATTCCATGTATCTGCTCGTACATTGGCATCTCATGCTTTATGTATCTTTGGTGATCATCAGGATGTCATGTCTTGCCGTCAGACAGGTTTCGCTATGTTGTGCGAAGGTTCTGTTCAGGAAGTGATGGATTTGGCTGGTGTAGCTCACCTGGCAACATTGAAATCTCGTGTGCCATTTATTAACTTCTTTGATGGTTTCCGTACTTCTCATGAAATTCAGAAAATCGAGAAATTGGATAACGAAGATTTGGCTCCGCTGATCGATCAGAAAGCTTTGGCTGAGTTCCGTGCTCGTGCCTTGAATCCTCAGAAACCGGTAGCTCGTGGTATGGCTGAGAATCCGGATCACTTCTTCCAGCACAGAGAATCTTCTAATCCGTTCTATGATGCAGTACCTGCAATTGTAGAAGAATACATGAACGAAATCAGCAAGATTACAGGTCGTAAACACGGATTGTTCGATTATTATGGAGCTGAGGATGCAGATCGGGTTATCATCGCTATGGGTTCTGTAACAGAAGCTGCTCGTGAAGCGATCGATTATCTGACAAGCAAAGGTGAAAAAGTAGGTTTGGTTTCTGTACACTTGTATCGTCCGTTCTCTGCTAAACACTTCTTGGCTGCTGTTCCTAAGACTGTAAAGCGTATTGCTGTTCTGGATCGTACGAAAGAACCGGGTGCTAACGGCGAACCGTTGTATCTGGACGTTAAGGAATGTTTCTACGGTGTAGAAAATGCTCCGCTGATTGTAGGTGGTCGTTATGGTTTGGGTTCTAAGGATACAACTCCGGCTCAGATCCTGGCTGTTTACGAGAACCTGTCTCTGGCTATGCCGAAGAATCAGTTCACTATCGGTATTGAAGATGATGTAACTTTCACATCTCTGCCTAAGAAAGAAGAAATTGCTTTGGGCGGCGAAGGTATGTTCGAAGCTAAATTCTATGGTTTGGGTGCTGATGGTACAGTAGGTGCAAACAAGAACTCTGTGAAAATCATCGGTGACAATACCAACAAATACTGCCAGGCTTACTTCGCTTATGACTCTAAGAAGTCTGGAGGTTTCACTTGTTCTCACCTGCGTTTCGGTGATCATCCGATCCGTTCTACTTATTTGGTAAATACACCGAACTTCGTTGCTTGCCACGTTCAGGCTTATCTGCACATGTATGATGTGACTCGCGGTTTGCGTGAAAACGGTACCTTCTTGTTGAATACTATCTGGGAAGGCGAAGAACTGGCTAAGAACTTACCAAACAACGTAAAACGTTATTTCGCTCAGAAGAATATCACTGTTTATTATATCAATGCAACTAAGATTGCTCAGGAAATCGGTTTGGGTAATCGTACCAATACCATCCTGCAGTCTGCATTCTTCCGTATCACAGGTGTAATTCCTGTTGACTTGGCTATCGAACAGATGAAGAAATTCATCGTTAAGTCATACGGTAAGAAGGGTGAAGATGTGGTTAACAAGAACTATGCTGCCGTTGACCGTGGTGGTGAATATCATCAGTTGACAGTTGATCCGGCTTGGGCTAATCTGCCTGCTGATGAAAAGGCTGCCAACAACGATCCGGATTTCATCAACGAAGTAGTTCGTCCGATCAATGCACAGGATGGTGACCTGTTGAAGGTTTCTGCATTCAAGGGTATTGAAGATGGTACTTGGCATCAGGGTACTGCTAAATATGAAAAACGTGGTGTAGCTACTTTCGTTCCGGTATGGAATGAAGCTAACTGTATCCAGTGTAACCAGTGTGCTTATGTTTGTCCTCACGCATCTATCCGTCCGTTCGTATTGGATGAAGAAGAACTGAAGGGCGCAAACTTCGCTACAATCGCAGTGAAGGCTCCGGCTACTATGAAGGGCATGGCTTTCCGTATGCAGGTTGACGTAATGGACTGCTTGGGTTGTGGTAACTGTGCTGATGTTTGTCCGGGCTTCAAGGGTAACAAGGCATTGTCTATGGTTCCGCTGGAAGGTCAGGAAGCAGAAGCTGCCAACTGGGATTACTGCGTAGCTAATGTGAAGTCAAAACAGCACTTGGTTGATATTAAATCAAATGTGAAGAATTCACAGTTCGCTACTCCGCTGTTTGAGTTCTCAGGCGCATGCTCTGGTTGTGGTGAAACTCCGTATGTAAAACTGATTTCTCAGTTGTTCGGTGATCGTGAAATGGTTGCCAATGCAACAGGATGTTCTTCTATCTATTCAGGATCTGTTCCTTCTACTCCTTATACAACCAACGAAAAGGGTCATGGTCCGGCTTGGGCTAACTCATTGTTCGAAGACTTCTGTGAGTTTGGTTTAGGTATGGAGTTGGCTAACGAAAAGATGCGTGCTCGTATCCAGAAGACAATGGAAGCCGCTATCGCAGCTGAAGGTACTCCGGCAGAATACAAAGAAGTATTCCAGGCTTGGATCGATAACCAGAACGATGCAGACAAGACGAAGGAATTAGCAGAAAAGATCATTCCGATGGTTGAAGCTGCTAAAGATAAATGTGCTAACTGCGCAACTATCGCTGAGTTGTCTCACTTCCTGGTTAAACGTTCTCAGTGGATCATCGGTGGTGATGGTGCTTCTTACGATATCGGTTACGGAGGTTTGGATCATGTAATCGCTTCAGGTAAGAATGTAAATATCCTGGTATTGGATACAGAAGTATATTCAAATACGGGAGGTCAGTCTTCAAAGGCAACTCCGGTAGGTGCTATCGCTAAGTTTGCTGCAGCAGGTAAACGTGTACGTAAGAAGGATCTGGGCTTAATGGCTACAACTTATGGTTACGTATATGTTGCTCAGATTGCTATGGGTGCTGACCAGGCTCAGACACTGAAAGCTCTTCGTGAAGCAGAAGCTTATGATGGTCCTTCTCTGATCATTGCTTATGCTCCTTGTATCAACCACGGTTTGAAGAAGGGTATGGGTAAATCTCAGGCAGAAGAAAAGGCTGCTGTTGAATGTGGTTACTGGCATTTGTGGCGTTATAATCCTGCTTTGGAAGCTGAAGGCAAGAATCCGTTCACACTGGATAGCAAAGAACCGGATTGGAGCAAGTTCCAAGACTTCTTGAAAGGTGAAGTTCGTTTTGCCTCTGTTATGAAACAATATCCGGCTGAAGCAGCAGAATTGTTCCAGGCTGCAGAAGATAATGCTAAGTGGCGTCTGCGTAGCTATAAGCGTATGGCTGCTGAAAACTGGAATGTTGAAGCTTGA
- a CDS encoding undecaprenyl-phosphate glucose phosphotransferase — protein MEFDKRHSYLIQWLIGIGDLVVLNIMFIVVYMLLGSFYTKAIAYNIREVLLLLNFCYFLSLYFIPIQLHKSIVYLDKVVQRACGLITLLIFLFSTCLIFLNVGDVLATFLLVYYVSTLVVFSCWRVCVRMLLKFYRRKGYNFKKVIIVGAGKNGMELYRVMKDDISSGFNILGFFDDNLALKDILPNYLGTTDQVEKYAVEKDIDEIYCTLPGTNDEKILRLLNFSEKNMIRFYMVPEIYRNIKKSMVMEILESIPLLTLRREPLQAFYNRALKRAFDIVFSLCILCTIFPILYIVIGFLIKRSSPGPIFFKQKRTGLYGRDFECYKFRTMRVNAEADTMQAVKDDPRKTKIGDFLRRTNLDEFPQFINVLKGDMSVVGPRPHMLKHTEQYSALIDKYMVRHLVKPGVTGWAQVTGYRGETKTLEQMEGRVKRDVWYIENWSFFLDLKIIVVTLLNMCRGEKNAY, from the coding sequence ATGGAATTTGACAAAAGACATAGTTATTTAATTCAATGGCTGATCGGGATTGGAGATCTGGTAGTATTGAATATCATGTTTATTGTGGTGTATATGCTGTTGGGCTCGTTTTATACGAAAGCCATAGCGTATAATATTCGGGAAGTTTTGTTGTTGTTGAATTTCTGTTATTTTTTGTCGCTGTATTTTATCCCGATTCAGTTACATAAATCTATCGTTTATCTGGACAAAGTCGTTCAGCGGGCTTGTGGTTTGATTACTTTGCTGATTTTCTTGTTTAGTACCTGCCTGATATTCCTGAATGTAGGCGATGTACTTGCTACCTTTTTATTGGTGTATTATGTATCTACTTTGGTTGTCTTTTCATGTTGGCGTGTCTGTGTCAGGATGCTGCTGAAGTTTTACCGCCGAAAAGGATATAATTTCAAGAAAGTAATTATTGTGGGTGCCGGAAAGAACGGTATGGAACTGTATCGTGTCATGAAGGATGATATCTCATCAGGTTTTAATATCTTGGGGTTCTTTGACGACAATCTGGCACTTAAAGATATTTTGCCGAACTATTTAGGAACAACTGATCAGGTGGAAAAATATGCTGTAGAAAAGGATATTGATGAGATCTATTGTACGTTGCCGGGAACAAATGATGAGAAAATTCTCCGTTTGCTTAATTTCTCGGAAAAGAATATGATTCGTTTCTATATGGTTCCTGAGATATACAGGAATATCAAGAAGAGTATGGTGATGGAAATCCTGGAATCAATTCCGCTTTTGACGTTGCGTCGTGAGCCATTGCAGGCATTTTATAACCGGGCTTTGAAGCGGGCTTTTGATATTGTCTTTTCATTATGTATTCTTTGTACGATTTTCCCTATTCTATATATTGTTATTGGCTTCTTGATTAAGCGGAGTTCTCCGGGCCCCATTTTCTTTAAACAAAAGCGTACTGGCTTATATGGTCGGGATTTTGAATGCTACAAATTCCGGACGATGCGTGTGAATGCTGAGGCAGATACGATGCAGGCCGTGAAAGATGATCCGAGAAAAACGAAGATTGGAGATTTTTTACGAAGGACGAATTTGGATGAGTTTCCTCAATTTATCAATGTCTTGAAAGGCGATATGTCGGTGGTAGGTCCTCGTCCGCATATGTTAAAACATACAGAACAATATTCGGCTTTGATTGACAAATATATGGTACGTCATTTGGTTAAGCCCGGTGTAACCGGTTGGGCACAGGTGACGGGCTATCGGGGCGAAACCAAAACATTGGAACAAATGGAAGGGCGTGTTAAGCGGGATGTCTGGTATATTGAAAACTGGTCTTTCTTCCTTGATCTTAAGATTATAGTCGTAACATTGCTGAATATGTGCCGAGGAGAGAAGAATGCTTATTGA
- the def gene encoding peptide deformylase — protein MILPVYLYGQPVLRKEAEAVPQDYPDLKQLVANMFETMYHADGVGLAGPQIGLSLQILVLDADVLKDDYPECKGFKRAMINPVFLEKSEETVSMEEGCLSLPGIHEKVARSVKIRIKYFDENWQEHEEEVSGFAARVVQHECEHLAGHVFIDNISAIRRQLNKSKLNNIIKGSVRCSYRAKAVGK, from the coding sequence ATGATTTTACCCGTATATTTATATGGTCAGCCTGTTTTAAGAAAAGAGGCTGAAGCCGTTCCTCAGGATTATCCTGATTTAAAGCAGTTGGTAGCTAATATGTTTGAGACGATGTATCATGCTGATGGGGTTGGTTTAGCTGGACCTCAAATTGGTTTGTCTTTGCAAATCTTGGTGCTTGATGCAGACGTTCTTAAAGATGATTATCCGGAGTGCAAAGGCTTTAAGCGTGCAATGATTAATCCGGTATTTTTGGAGAAAAGCGAAGAAACGGTTTCCATGGAGGAAGGTTGTTTAAGTTTGCCGGGCATTCATGAAAAAGTGGCTCGTTCTGTAAAGATTCGAATCAAATATTTTGATGAAAACTGGCAGGAACATGAAGAGGAAGTTTCAGGTTTTGCTGCTCGTGTGGTGCAGCATGAATGCGAACATTTGGCCGGCCATGTTTTTATAGATAACATTTCAGCTATCCGCCGGCAATTGAACAAATCGAAATTGAATAATATCATTAAAGGTTCAGTACGTTGCTCGTATCGGGCAAAGGCTGTTGGGAAATAA